A portion of the Rhinopithecus roxellana isolate Shanxi Qingling chromosome 19, ASM756505v1, whole genome shotgun sequence genome contains these proteins:
- the ALDH3A1 gene encoding aldehyde dehydrogenase, dimeric NADP-preferring codes for MSKISETVKRARAAFSSGRTRPLQFRIQQLEALRRLIQEREQELVGALAADLHKNEWNAYYEEVVYVLEEIEYMIQKLPEWAADEPVEKTPQTQQDELYIHSEPLGVVLVIGTWNYPFNLTIQPMVGAIAAGNAVVLKPSELSENMASLLATIIPQYLDKDLYPVINGGVPETTELLKERFDHILYTGSTGVGKIVMTAAAQHLTPVTLELGGKSPCYVDKNCGLDVACRRIAWGKFMNSGQTCVAPDYILCDPSIQNQIVEKLKKSLKEFYGEDAKKSRDYGRIISARHFQRVMGLIEGQKVAYGGTGDAATRYIAPTILTDVDPQSPVMQEEIFGPVLPIVCVRSLEEAIQFINQREKPLALYVFSSNDKVIKKMIAETSSGGVTANDVIVHITLHSLPFGGVGNSGMGSYHGKKSFETFSHRRSCLVRSLMNDEALKVRYPPSPAKMTWH; via the exons ATGAGCAAGATCAGCGAGACCGTGAAGCGCGCCCGCGCCGCCTTCAGCTCGGGGAGGACCCGCCCGCTGCAGTTCCGGATCCAGCAGCTGGAGGCGCTGCGGCGCCTGATCCAGGAGCGCGAGCAGGAGCTGGTGGGCGCGCTGGCCGCAGACCTGCACAAG AACGAATGGAACGCCTACTATGAGGAGGTGGTGTACGTCCTGGAGGAGATAGAGTACATGATCCAGAAGCTCCCTGAGTGGGCTGCGGATGAGCCGGTGGAGAAGACGCCCCAGACTCAGCAGGACGAGCTCTACATCCACTCGGAGCCTCTGGGCGTGGTCCTCGTCATCGGCACCTGGAACTACCCCTTCAACCTCACCATCCAGCCCATGGTGGGCGCCATTGCTGCAG GGAACGCGGTGGTCCTCAAGCCCTCGGAGCTGAGTGAGAACATGGCGAGCCTGCTGGCTACCATCATCCCCCAGTACCTGGACAAG GATCTGTACCCAGTCATCAATGGGGGTGTCCCTGAGACCACAGAGCTGCTCAAGGAGAGGTTCGACCACATCCTGTACACAGGCAGCACGGGGGTGGGGAAGATCGTCATGACGGCTGCTGCCCAGCACCTGACCCCTGTCACGCTGGAGCTGGGAGGGAAGAGCCCCTGCTACGTGGACAAGAACTGTGGCCTGGACGTGGCCTGCCG ACGCATCGCCTGGGGGAAATTCATGAACAGTGGCCAGACCTGCGTGGCCCCGGACTACATCCTCTGTGACCCCTCGATCCAGAACCAAATTGTGGAGAAGCTCAAGAAGTCACTGAAA GAGTTCTATGGGGAAGATGCCAAGAAGTCCCGGGACTATGGAAGAATCATTAGTGCGCGACACTTCCAGAGGGTGATGGGCCTGATTGAGGGCCAGAAGGTGGCTTATGGGGGCACCGGAGATGCGGCCACTCGCTACATAG cccccaccaTCCTCACGGACGTGGACCCCCAGTCCCCAGTGATGCAGGAGGAGATCTTTGGGCCTGTGCTGCCCATCGTGTGCGTGCGCAGCCTGGAGGAGGCCATCCAGTTCATCAACCAGCGCGAGAAGCCCCTGGCTCTCTACGTGTTCTCCAGCAACGACAAG GTGATTAAGAAGATGATTGCAGAGACATCCAGCGGTGGGGTGACGGCCAACGATGTCATCGTCCACATCACCTTGCACTCTCTGCCCTTCGGGGGAGTGG GGAACAGTGGCATGGGGTCCTACCACGGCAAGAAGAGCTTTGAGACCTTCTCTCACCGCCGCTCTTGCCTGGTGAGGTCTCTGATGAATGATGAAGCCCTGAAAGTCAGATACCCCCCGAGCCCGGCCAAG ATGACCTGGCACTGA